The Chitinophaga caeni genome segment GCAATGAAAAAACATGTTAATTTACTTCCGACTTATACAAAAAGATTCTAATTTTATATTGTAAAAGATGCTATAAAGCGCATCTAGAAATTTACCCCATTTATCCCTTTTGGCCATCTCCTCTGCAAAAACGCATTTTATAGTGTGCAAGGAGTATTTAATTATCCAGGCCGTTTTTCAAAATGCATGCAGCAGGATTAAAGGATTGTCACTAACCGAGTTCTTTAAAGATCTACGTTAGTCGAAATATCAGCAGGGATTCCTATGTCTTACCTATTTAAAATTGAAGATTCCTAATGGATTGAGTATTAGTCTGGCAGTTTCCGCTAACTGGAATCTTTGAAGTATTGATTGGATTATATAACAATAAAAATAGTTTAAATAGATAAACATTTACGTATGCTACACTCAATAACATCATCCCGCATAGCCGGTGCTATCGCGTTTATTTTAGGGTTTACTATCTTGGTATTCTCATTCTTCCTGTATAATTCAAGCGCCCTGATAATTATGGGTGGTTCTGCTTTGCTTATTGGCATTGCTTCTACGATATTATCTCGTAGAACAACATTTGATTTACAATTATCTGTTGCAGGAATCATTTTCGCTTGCATCACTATTATCCTGGGCATTGGAATTTTAGGTGGTCAATAAGTGTATTGTAAGCTTTAAAATATATTAAATACCCGCTTTGCTTGTTCTTTTGAATAAGTGAGCGGGCTATTTCTTTTTACCCTTGGCGCCTTCACGGTGATAAATCTCGAAATAACCGGCGGCGGCATTGTGGGGAAATAAAACCATCACGGAGTCGTTAACATTCCTAACCAATAATGTGTCGATTAACCGTGTCGTATCTTCTCCTGATACCATATCACTCCAAAGCATCAAGGTGTCGGATACAATTTCCCATTTCTCGTAAATCAAGGCCGGCATATTCAGTCCTTTTATTTTTCCCCCTTTCATTAAATGAAATCCCTGTTGCTCTTCTTCCTTGCCTGGAACCGGTTGCCACCATCTGCCTGGCACTAATGTTAGGTCGATACTATCCCTTTGCAGTGTATCCGTCACAGCAACAGGGGGCGTATAAATTGTATCTACGTATTCTATCAAACTATCAGGGTAAGAGCTAATGGCTTCACGTTTCGTTTGCTGGCATGCCGACAAAACCAGGGAAATGAATATAATATATGCGGAGTGCTTCATGGTGATTGTTTTTGGATGAATAAATGCCCTGCATCCCTTGGCCTGCATTTAGAGCGTACAAGATAATACAAATATGATGCTATAAAATTTACATCGAATAAATTTCGTTATTCCAACGAATCTTTCTTAGTTTTACAGCACTTTAGGGGTGTTCCGGTATACATACCGGAACTGAGATGATACCC includes the following:
- a CDS encoding lipocalin family protein, whose protein sequence is MKHSAYIIFISLVLSACQQTKREAISSYPDSLIEYVDTIYTPPVAVTDTLQRDSIDLTLVPGRWWQPVPGKEEEQQGFHLMKGGKIKGLNMPALIYEKWEIVSDTLMLWSDMVSGEDTTRLIDTLLVRNVNDSVMVLFPHNAAAGYFEIYHREGAKGKKK